One window of the Verrucomicrobiota bacterium genome contains the following:
- a CDS encoding FecR domain-containing protein: MKLMSSITRKLLVCGVTVTAFAMTASVMAQAPQVGKITVRAVHGTAQVQLTAGAAWTPLRVNTMLKPGAVIKTAAESYVDVMLGQMLSIVRVTANTEVGMDKFNVTKTDDDVIMDTLLDLKAGTLLGNVKKLAATSKYDVKTPVNVCGIRGTKFKVDGNGNVVVYSGKVQVSITINGVTNTYTIDASKGAKMFNFQNAATYADPSNAGTPFSGPTPQGIQEITAPVTVQNGNSQNNQPTIVISPVQ; encoded by the coding sequence ATGAAATTGATGAGTTCGATCACACGGAAACTGTTGGTTTGTGGAGTTACAGTAACGGCGTTTGCGATGACCGCATCCGTCATGGCCCAAGCTCCCCAAGTTGGTAAAATCACCGTTCGTGCGGTGCATGGCACTGCGCAAGTCCAACTTACTGCCGGAGCCGCTTGGACGCCCCTTCGCGTCAACACCATGCTCAAGCCCGGCGCGGTCATTAAAACGGCGGCAGAATCCTATGTGGACGTCATGTTGGGCCAGATGCTCTCCATCGTCCGTGTGACAGCGAACACCGAGGTGGGGATGGACAAGTTCAATGTCACCAAGACCGACGACGACGTGATCATGGATACTTTACTGGATCTCAAAGCCGGAACCTTGCTGGGCAATGTGAAGAAACTGGCGGCGACTTCCAAGTATGATGTGAAGACCCCGGTGAATGTGTGCGGCATTCGTGGCACGAAATTCAAAGTGGATGGCAATGGTAACGTGGTGGTGTATTCCGGCAAAGTACAGGTGTCTATTACTATCAATGGCGTTACCAACACCTACACGATTGACGCCAGCAAGGGCGCGAAGATGTTTAACTTCCAGAATGCGGCGACGTATGCAGACCCGAGTAACGCGGGAACGCCATTCAGCGGTCCGACTCCTCAGGGTATTCAAGAAATAACCGCTCCTGTGACGGTGCAAAATGGCAACAGTCAAAATAATCAGCCGACGATTGTCATCTCACCCGTTCAGTGA